From the genome of Pelosinus fermentans DSM 17108:
CAAATCAGCAGCTGTTTGATCTAGATGAAAATGGCAGGGCAAAAACAGTGGCGGGGGTTCCGCCTGATTATTTTAGTAAAACGGGTCAATTATGGGGGAATCCTCATTATCGCTGGGCAGAAATGGCCAAAGATGATTACCGCTGGTGGAGAGAACGGCTGCAAGTTTTATTTTCCTTAGTTGACATCATCCGTGTAGACCATTTTCGCGGTTTTGAATCCTTTTGGGAAGTTCCCGCTATAGCAGAAACGGCAGAGCAGGGGCAATGGGTAAAGGGACCGGGAGAGAGATTTTTTCGTATTTTGCAAAAGCATTTAGGTCCATTGCCTATTATTGTAGAAGATTTAGGGATCATTACACCGGAAGTGGAGGATTTAAAATATGAACTTTCTTTTCCGGGAATTAAGGTGCTGCAGTTTTCGTTTTATTTTGATGAACAGGGAAAATGCATACCCTTTACCTGTGAAAAGAATGTGGTTATCTATACAGGAACTCATGACAATGATACAATTAGCAGCTGGTATGAAAAACTGCTGGCAGAAGACCTGACGTTAGCAGCATGCATACAGCAGGAAATTGGTCTGGATGAGGAAGACGGGATTGCGCCTCATTGGAAATTTATAGAATTTTTATATAAGGCTAATGCGGATACTGCTATTGTTCCCTTACAGGATATTTTAGGGTTATCTGGTATAGCCCGAATGAATCTTCCAGGTACAGCAGGAGGAAGCAATTGGGCTTGGCGGCTGAATAAGAAGCTGCTAACCAATGAGGTCAGTAGTCAGCTGGCTGGACTTACAGAAAAATATGCAAGATATTCATAGTCTGTTGGAGAAGCTCATTTACAACGGCAAAGGATGAGCATAGCTAACGCTTCGCCGTTGTACTTAACCTACGCTTATAGTTAGGCTCATCCTTTGCCTGTCTGTAGCTATAGATAGTTATTTTCGAGAGACTACATTCTTTCAGAGGGAAAATATTGTAAAAACTATTGACGAAAGGATAGGATCAATAGTAATATTAAATTAATACCGAACCGGTATGGTATTGATTATAAAAGGAGGTGTGTACGTGCAGTTCAACCAAGCCACAGACTATGCTTTCCGCGTCATTCTGCATTTGGCGGAACTGCCTGAAGGAGAATTAGCCAATAGCCAGACAATCGCTGAGCAACAAAGTATACCAGCAGGTTTTTTGCAAAAGATAATGCGTTCTTTAGTAAAAGGAGAATTGGTAAAATCCTATCGGGGAGTAGACGGAGGTTTTGTCTTGGCGATGTCGTCTGAAAAGATCAGCCTTTTGGATGTAATTGAAGTAATGGAAGGGCCTTTGGATTTGCAACGGTGCTTAAAAGAAGATTCCGCCTGCACGAAAGGGTGCGGAGGAAAATGTCCTGTACATGCTTCACTAGCTGTGATTCAAGCAGATTTTACAAAGGCTTTGCGTGAAGTTAACTTTGCTGGATTAGTGGGAAAAGATAAAGAGGAGAGGTAGGGGAAGAATATGGAAGAAGTGCTTTTGGCACGATGGCAATTTGCTATTACGACAGTGTACCACTTTTTATTCGTGCCGTTGACATTGGGATTGTCCGTATTAGTGGCCGTAATGGAAACCATGTATGTCAGAACAGGCAATGAAACGTACAAAACAATGACCAAATTCTGGGGTAAATTGTTTTTAGTCAATTTTATTATGGGTGTGGTTACTGGAATTGTTCAGGAATTTCATTTTGGTATGAATTGGGCTGAGTATTCTCGTTTTATGGGGGATATTTTTGGTGCGCCCTTAGCTTTAGAAGCCTTATCAGCGTTTTTCCTGGAATCGACTTTCTTAGGATTATGGATCTTTGGCTGGGATCGATTATCAAAAACAATGCATGCAGCTTGTATGTGGCTGGTTGCCTTTGGCAGCAATTTATCGGCGTTTTGGATTTTGGTAGCCAATTCCTTTATGCAGTCTCCAGTGGGGTATGCACTTCGCAATGGTCGGGCGGAAATGACTGATTTTATGCAGGTAATTACCAATCCATATGTATGGGGACAATTCCCGCACACGATTTTAGGAGGCTTAGTAACTGCCGGTGTATTTGTAACAGCCATTAGTGCTTACTATTTATTAAAAAAACGTCATTTGCCTGTGTTTAAACCTTCCATAAAGATTGGTTTGGCATGCATGTTGGTAAGCACATTGTTAGTCATGGGTACAGGACATTTACAAGCTCAATTTCTTGCTACAAAACAGCCTATGAAGATGGCAGCCATGGAGGCATTGTGGGAATCTGCTGATCCGGCCCCTTTCGCAATTGCAGTAGTGGTGGATGAGAAAAACAAAAAGAATTCTTTTGAAATCGGTATCCCAGGGGCATTATCTTTTCTGGCTTATGATAAGTTTTCAGGAGAAATCAAAGGGATTAACGAATTGCAGGCAGCTGCGGAGAAAAAACATGGACCGGGCAACTACACTCCGAATATTGCCCAATCCTTCTGGACATTTCGCATCATGGTATTATCCGGATTGTGGATGATGCTCGTGGCAGCATTAGGTGCGTTCTTCTTTTATAAGAAACGGTTAGAAGAAAATCCTTTTATTCTCAAGTTGTTGTTGTGGAGCCTGCCTTTTCCTTATATTGCGAATTCTACAGGCTGGATTCTGACAGAAGGCGGAAGGCAGCCTTGGATTGTAGTAGGTTTGCAAAAAGTCAGTGAGGGTGTGTCCACTAATGTAACCAGTACCGAAATCTGGATTTCGATGATTGGTTTTACGGTACTGTATGGAGCATTAGCGGCAGTAGCTATTTACTTAGTGCGTAAATTTATTATAATCGGACCCTTGGATGAAAAACCCGTTCTAAGTGTGCTGACGAAGAAGAAGGAGGCGACATTATGGAACTGAATATCTTGTGGTTTATCTTAGTAGGAGTCCTATTTACCGGCTTTTTTTTCCTGGAAGGTTTTGATTATGGCGTGGGTATGCTTTTGCCTTTTATCGGGAGAAATGATGTGGAACGACGCATTGTAATTAATACCATAGGTCCATTTTGGGATGGTAATGAAGTATGGATGATTACTGCAGGCGGAGCTTTATTTGCAGCTTTTCCCCATGTTTATGCTACTATGTTCAGTGGGTTTTACATGGCATTATTTTTAATGCTGGTAGCGTTGATTCTGCGAGGTGTAGCCATTGAGTTTCGCAGTAAGGACGAAAGTTCTAAGTGGCGCAGTACATGGGATTGGATGATCTTTATTGGAAGTACTTTGCCAGCACTGCTTTGGGGTGTCGCCGTTACGAATTTGATTCAGGGTATACCCATTAATAGTAAGATGCAGTATGCCGGGACTTTCTTTGATTTGTTGAGCCCTTATACCTTAGTAGGCGGGGTTGCCTTTTTATTAGTATTTTTATTCCATGGAGCATTGTTTCTGACTCTTCGGGTGGAGGGAGAACTCATTGAACGATCCCGTAAAGCAGCGGTGAAAATTGGCTTGCTTGCAGCTTTGGTTTTTTTGAGTCTTGTAGGTTTAACTTACACAAATACGGATTTATTTAAAAGTGCATTAGCCAGCAGCGCCTTATGGGGGGCAGTAGCAGTCTTTGTCGCCGGTTATGTTCTGCTTTGGTTAAAAAGATTTGGCTGGGCTTTTGCCATGAGTGGATTGGCAATTGCTTTTACGACGATAGCCTTCTTCAGCGGTTTATTTCCCCGGATTATGGTATCCAGTATAAATCCTGCGTGGAGTTTAACCATTCATAATGCCGCTTCCAGTGCGTATACGTTAAAGATTATGTCCTTTGCAGCCCTGGCCTTAGTACCGATTGTGCTGGCCTATCAGGGGTGGACCTATTGGGTATTTCGTAAACGGGTTACAGCGAAAGAGTTGGAATATTAATTATGAATAAGGGCAGCTGGTAAGCTGCCCTTATTCATAGAGTTAAATCAAGTCTCTTTATTAAAATATTGTGTATATTTTGTAGACTTATGGTATAGTGATAATAGGAGTCTTTGTTTCATTTAAAAAAGGGGGCGATGGGTATGGTAATGAAAGTTGTAGAGAGTGATATTGCGAAACTTCCCGATAATTATAGGAGTTTTTATCATGATGTTATAAAATTTATCCCTAGGGAACGAGTTTTTGTTGACCCGATTCGCACATTAGCATATGGTGCTGACGCTAGTTTTTACAGCATGCTTCCCAAAATCGTAATTAAAATAAAAAATGCAGAAGAAATGTCCAATATTTTAAAAAAGGCCAATCAGGTGAAAATTCCTGTGACTTTTCGTGCAGCAGGGACGAGCTTATCTGGACAATCTATTACGGATTCCGTGCTCTTAGTTGCTACAGAAGGCTGGCATAATTACTCCATTAGTCCTGGCGGTGAATCCATTGCGTTAGAGCCAGGGATTATTGGTTCTGAAGCCAATTCATATTTAAAATCCTATTCGCGAAAAATCGGACCGGACCCTGCAACCATTAACAATGCTATGATCGGTGGCATTGCAGCGAATAATGCCAGTGGTATGTGCTGTGGTACGGCTGATAATAGTTATAAGACAGTTGAGAGCATGAAGCTTATTTTTGCAGATGGTTCAGTGCTGGATACGGCAAGCGCAGCTTCGCGAGAAGAATTTAAAAAAAATAATCCTTCCATTATAGAAGAAATTGAAAAAATCCGTGATGAAATTAATGCAGACGCAGAGCTGACAAAGCTTATTAAGCGTAAATATAAAATTAAAAATACCACTGGATATGGTCTGAACTCTTTTGTCGATTATTCAGATCCTTTTGACATTATTAATCATTTAATGATCGGCTCAGAAGGCACATTAGGTTTTATTACGGAAATAACCTATAAAACAGTCATTGAACATGAGCATAAAGCATCGGCATTAATGATTTTCCCTGATATGAATACCACTTGTCTGGCAGTAATGGAACTTGACCGTGATTTGGTCGCTGCTGCTGAACTGATGGATCGTGCATCTCTTCGTTCTGTAGAGGATGAACCGGGAATGCCGGATTATTTAAAAACTTTATCACCGGATGCAGCTTCTTTATTGGTAGAAGTGCGGGCAGGAGATAAGGCGGCCTTAAATCAGTTAATTGAAGATGTAAAAGCACGCTTAGCAGATCTTCCTACTGTATTGCCAATTACTTTTACGGATGTTAAAGCAGAATATGAAGTTTTATGGCATATTCGTAAAGGAATTTTCCCTGCCGTTGGCGGTATGAGGAGACCTGGCACCTCTGTTATTATTGAGGATGTGGCTTTCCCGAAAGAACGAATGGCTGAAGCTGTGCTGGAACTTCGTAACATTATGAACAAATATAACTATGACGACGGCATCATTTATGGACATGCTTTAGATGGCAATGTGCATTTTGTTGTAACGCAAACCTTTAAAAATCAAGAAGAAATTGAACGCTATCAGTCCTTAATCAAAGATGTTTGCGACATGGTAGTCAATGAGTATGGCGGATCGCTGAAGGCTGAGCATGGTACAGGCCGTAACATGGCACCATTTGTGGAAATGGAATGGGGCAAAACGGCTTATAGTTATATGCGCAAATTGAAAAAGGTATTTGATGCGGAACATACCTTAAACCCAGATGTTATTATCACGGATAACCAATTGCTTTATATTCAGAACTTGAAGCCCATGGCTCAGGCTCATGAGATCATTGATAAATGTATTGAATGCGGTTTTTGTGAAATTAATTGTCCTTCGAAGAATCTTACAGCTA
Proteins encoded in this window:
- a CDS encoding FAD-binding and (Fe-S)-binding domain-containing protein, which produces MVMKVVESDIAKLPDNYRSFYHDVIKFIPRERVFVDPIRTLAYGADASFYSMLPKIVIKIKNAEEMSNILKKANQVKIPVTFRAAGTSLSGQSITDSVLLVATEGWHNYSISPGGESIALEPGIIGSEANSYLKSYSRKIGPDPATINNAMIGGIAANNASGMCCGTADNSYKTVESMKLIFADGSVLDTASAASREEFKKNNPSIIEEIEKIRDEINADAELTKLIKRKYKIKNTTGYGLNSFVDYSDPFDIINHLMIGSEGTLGFITEITYKTVIEHEHKASALMIFPDMNTTCLAVMELDRDLVAAAELMDRASLRSVEDEPGMPDYLKTLSPDAASLLVEVRAGDKAALNQLIEDVKARLADLPTVLPITFTDVKAEYEVLWHIRKGIFPAVGGMRRPGTSVIIEDVAFPKERMAEAVLELRNIMNKYNYDDGIIYGHALDGNVHFVVTQTFKNQEEIERYQSLIKDVCDMVVNEYGGSLKAEHGTGRNMAPFVEMEWGKTAYSYMRKLKKVFDAEHTLNPDVIITDNQLLYIQNLKPMAQAHEIIDKCIECGFCEINCPSKNLTATPRQRIVVQREIARLRQTGEDQERLRRLEEDYAYFGDETCATDGLCSTTCPVGINTGEHTKHYRAQLMGDNGKSIGRFITKNFAGVTTMARMGLSSAKIAHSVLGTSLMGGIAGGLHSISGHKVPLWNPWMAGPGQTPDPSRSKKGVDGRKVVYFPSCVSRTMGGSAPGDRDKRQLSQVMIQLMEKAGYEVIFPREMDKLCCGMPFESKGLFESADKMSSELEKELIVVSNNGEYPIVCDTSPCIYRMRKVMDKKLKMYEPVEFIHDYLFDLLEFKQQPETIAVHVTCSSTKLGLKEKFKKLAEACATKVVMPERVRCCGFAGDKGFEVPELNESALAELKDSLPADCTSGYSNSRTCEMGLAHRSGLSYQSMVFLVDRCTVAK
- the cydB gene encoding cytochrome d ubiquinol oxidase subunit II → MELNILWFILVGVLFTGFFFLEGFDYGVGMLLPFIGRNDVERRIVINTIGPFWDGNEVWMITAGGALFAAFPHVYATMFSGFYMALFLMLVALILRGVAIEFRSKDESSKWRSTWDWMIFIGSTLPALLWGVAVTNLIQGIPINSKMQYAGTFFDLLSPYTLVGGVAFLLVFLFHGALFLTLRVEGELIERSRKAAVKIGLLAALVFLSLVGLTYTNTDLFKSALASSALWGAVAVFVAGYVLLWLKRFGWAFAMSGLAIAFTTIAFFSGLFPRIMVSSINPAWSLTIHNAASSAYTLKIMSFAALALVPIVLAYQGWTYWVFRKRVTAKELEY
- a CDS encoding RrF2 family transcriptional regulator — protein: MQFNQATDYAFRVILHLAELPEGELANSQTIAEQQSIPAGFLQKIMRSLVKGELVKSYRGVDGGFVLAMSSEKISLLDVIEVMEGPLDLQRCLKEDSACTKGCGGKCPVHASLAVIQADFTKALREVNFAGLVGKDKEER
- a CDS encoding cytochrome ubiquinol oxidase subunit I — translated: MEEVLLARWQFAITTVYHFLFVPLTLGLSVLVAVMETMYVRTGNETYKTMTKFWGKLFLVNFIMGVVTGIVQEFHFGMNWAEYSRFMGDIFGAPLALEALSAFFLESTFLGLWIFGWDRLSKTMHAACMWLVAFGSNLSAFWILVANSFMQSPVGYALRNGRAEMTDFMQVITNPYVWGQFPHTILGGLVTAGVFVTAISAYYLLKKRHLPVFKPSIKIGLACMLVSTLLVMGTGHLQAQFLATKQPMKMAAMEALWESADPAPFAIAVVVDEKNKKNSFEIGIPGALSFLAYDKFSGEIKGINELQAAAEKKHGPGNYTPNIAQSFWTFRIMVLSGLWMMLVAALGAFFFYKKRLEENPFILKLLLWSLPFPYIANSTGWILTEGGRQPWIVVGLQKVSEGVSTNVTSTEIWISMIGFTVLYGALAAVAIYLVRKFIIIGPLDEKPVLSVLTKKKEATLWN